Proteins from a genomic interval of Lactococcus protaetiae:
- a CDS encoding prenyltransferase has product MNFKIFAELIELKAKTASVFPFLLGLGYSLYHYKTANVLPLVIYFIAMFLFNCFVDIWDNYNDYHNAVDTADYQKNTNIIGREKIPMKLIKGLLAFFFIVSLVLGLIVASMTGWAVFFLGLICYAVGIFYAGGPKPLSSLPVGEFLSGITMGYIIFLICVYINAHGMFVWSWATIGSTFLISLPNTLLIANLMLANNTCDLEEDEANHRFTIVHYIGRQGALLWWKAALIIAFLSVILSVILGLLSPVSLAIIIIIPLMIKFARPYLKKQVKRETFICSVKILMVFQLYQVLLLFISLIFRR; this is encoded by the coding sequence ATGAATTTTAAAATTTTCGCTGAACTCATTGAACTCAAAGCCAAGACAGCTTCGGTTTTCCCTTTTTTATTGGGACTTGGCTATTCGCTCTATCATTACAAGACCGCAAATGTTCTACCACTTGTTATTTACTTCATTGCGATGTTTTTGTTTAATTGTTTTGTTGACATTTGGGACAATTACAATGATTATCATAATGCGGTAGATACCGCTGATTATCAAAAAAATACTAATATTATTGGTCGAGAAAAAATTCCAATGAAGTTGATTAAAGGATTGCTTGCTTTTTTCTTCATTGTTTCCTTAGTTTTAGGGTTGATTGTAGCGAGTATGACCGGTTGGGCGGTCTTTTTCCTCGGTTTAATCTGTTATGCTGTTGGAATTTTTTATGCAGGTGGACCTAAACCCTTGTCATCTTTACCTGTAGGAGAGTTTCTCTCAGGGATAACGATGGGATATATCATTTTCCTTATCTGTGTTTATATCAATGCACATGGTATGTTTGTATGGTCATGGGCAACGATTGGAAGCACCTTTCTAATTTCTCTTCCAAATACTCTGTTAATTGCTAATCTGATGTTGGCAAATAATACTTGTGATTTAGAAGAAGATGAAGCAAACCATCGTTTTACAATTGTGCATTATATTGGACGTCAAGGGGCACTGCTATGGTGGAAAGCAGCCCTTATCATCGCCTTTTTATCGGTGATTTTGTCAGTGATTTTAGGATTGCTTTCTCCAGTCAGTTTAGCCATTATCATTATTATTCCACTAATGATAAAATTTGCACGACCTTATCTAAAAAAACAAGTCAAACGAGAAACCTTTATCTGTTCTGTTAAGATATTGATGGTTTTCCAACTTTATCAAGTGCTACTGTTGTTTATTAGCTTAATTTTTCGTCGATAA
- the feoB gene encoding ferrous iron transport protein B, translating into MKIIALLGNPNSGKTSIFNILTGSNQQVGNWPGVTVERKSGFYKKDKSICIQDLPGLYSLSPYSPDEQVARDFLSKTPPDVLINIVDSTNLERSLYLTLQLMEFGIPMVLALNMSDLVESLGKKIDTEKLSYSLGLPVVTTSAIKNKGLNEAVNLALKTHEIKPLDYDHRLEGALSEIAKVTGFTSRFDQIKAFEADKIALSVLTENQKSELEEIVSITEKIMVDDRESIIVNERYDLIGHIVNLCVSDTSTGKANMTDKIDRIITHKWLGLPIFIFIMWLVYFLSIQTVGTAATDWVNDVFFGQLIPSWISAGMHSLAIVPWLQDLVLNGVVAGIGAILGFVPQIFVLFLLLGILEDSGYMARVAFVMDRIFRRFGLSGKSFIPMLIASGCGVPGIMATRTIEQERDRKITIMVTTFMPCSAKLPIIALVSGAFFRHASWVAPSAYFLGMGMIILSGIILKKTRMFSGDTSAFIMELPMYHLPHALTVFKYAFDRAFSFIKRAGTIIFAMNVLIWFTSNYAWDFQQVDSSHSILADFGKVVAIFFAPLGFGEWRATVATLTGLIAKETIVGTMGVLYAHGSDSTHVLWENVRQAYTPLSAYSLLVFNLLCAPCVAAISTIYKEMGDLKWTIRAVGFQTLVAYSMSFIIYQLGRAISGYGIQTMTILAIIVLLIGLYFIFRKSPRPALNEL; encoded by the coding sequence ATGAAAATAATTGCATTGCTTGGTAATCCCAATAGCGGAAAAACGAGTATCTTTAATATACTGACTGGTTCAAATCAACAAGTTGGGAACTGGCCTGGTGTTACTGTTGAACGTAAATCTGGTTTTTATAAAAAAGATAAATCAATTTGTATCCAAGATTTACCAGGTCTGTACTCGCTCTCTCCTTACTCACCAGATGAGCAAGTCGCACGTGACTTTCTATCTAAAACCCCTCCTGATGTGCTGATTAATATTGTGGATTCAACAAATCTTGAGCGCTCCCTGTATCTCACTTTACAACTCATGGAATTTGGTATTCCAATGGTTCTTGCTTTGAATATGAGTGACTTGGTTGAATCTCTTGGCAAAAAGATTGACACAGAAAAATTATCTTATAGTCTGGGGCTTCCTGTTGTTACTACTTCTGCCATAAAAAACAAAGGTTTAAATGAAGCGGTCAATCTTGCATTAAAGACCCATGAGATTAAGCCATTAGATTATGACCACAGGCTTGAAGGGGCGCTTTCTGAAATCGCTAAAGTGACTGGCTTTACAAGCCGCTTTGACCAAATCAAAGCTTTTGAAGCTGACAAAATTGCGCTGTCAGTACTGACAGAAAACCAAAAGTCTGAGCTTGAAGAAATTGTCAGTATTACCGAAAAAATTATGGTTGATGACCGTGAATCTATCATTGTCAACGAACGTTATGATCTTATCGGTCATATTGTCAATCTTTGTGTAAGTGATACATCAACTGGAAAAGCAAATATGACTGATAAAATTGACCGTATCATCACTCACAAGTGGTTAGGATTACCAATTTTTATCTTTATCATGTGGTTGGTTTATTTCCTTTCTATCCAAACCGTTGGTACTGCTGCAACGGACTGGGTCAATGATGTTTTCTTTGGTCAGCTCATACCTAGCTGGATTTCTGCTGGAATGCATAGTCTTGCGATTGTTCCTTGGCTTCAAGACTTGGTCTTAAACGGTGTTGTAGCTGGTATCGGTGCGATTTTGGGTTTTGTACCACAGATATTTGTACTTTTTCTATTGCTTGGAATCCTTGAAGATTCTGGATATATGGCTCGGGTTGCATTCGTCATGGACCGTATCTTCCGTCGCTTTGGTTTATCTGGTAAATCATTTATTCCAATGCTTATCGCTTCTGGTTGCGGTGTTCCTGGGATTATGGCAACACGTACAATCGAGCAAGAGCGTGACCGAAAAATTACAATTATGGTTACAACTTTTATGCCTTGTTCGGCTAAGTTGCCAATTATTGCACTTGTTTCTGGTGCTTTCTTTAGACACGCGAGCTGGGTAGCGCCTAGTGCTTATTTCTTAGGAATGGGAATGATTATTTTATCTGGAATCATTCTCAAGAAAACACGAATGTTTTCTGGTGATACCTCCGCTTTCATCATGGAATTACCGATGTATCATCTCCCACACGCCCTCACTGTCTTCAAGTACGCTTTTGACCGTGCATTTAGCTTTATCAAGCGTGCAGGAACAATTATTTTTGCGATGAATGTTCTGATTTGGTTTACTTCAAACTACGCTTGGGATTTCCAACAAGTTGATTCTAGCCATTCTATTTTGGCAGACTTCGGTAAAGTCGTTGCCATCTTCTTTGCTCCACTTGGTTTCGGTGAATGGCGTGCTACTGTGGCTACGCTTACTGGTTTGATTGCCAAAGAAACAATCGTCGGAACGATGGGTGTACTTTATGCGCATGGTTCAGATTCAACACATGTCCTATGGGAGAACGTCCGTCAGGCTTACACCCCACTTTCTGCTTATTCTCTCCTTGTCTTCAATTTGCTTTGCGCCCCTTGTGTAGCCGCTATTTCTACGATTTATAAGGAAATGGGAGACTTAAAATGGACAATTCGCGCAGTAGGCTTCCAAACTTTAGTCGCTTACAGCATGAGCTTCATCATTTATCAGCTGGGACGAGCAATTAGTGGATATGGTATTCAAACCATGACAATATTAGCAATTATTGTATTGCTGATTGGGTTATATTTCATTTTCAGGAAAAGTCCTCGACCAGCACTCAATGAACTTTAG
- the narJ gene encoding nitrate reductase molybdenum cofactor assembly chaperone: MEEFGVINVRELERLRKSFLLLSQAIDFPDDEVRSQDFAMEVLKNFPQIPEKNQFLSVLKEFQAKSLQELQENYTGLFELNKRITMYCTYYRFEDSRERGGILAKLKMLYEMFGVELDMAEMTDYLPTMLEFLGLGVWTDGPVEDTRIEDLNLLFSVLEDGTYEILKQAKELVDEPYLDLVRLIRSSLRYCIIDGGDNAEMRKGEKA; this comes from the coding sequence ATGGAGGAATTTGGCGTGATTAATGTTCGAGAGTTGGAACGTTTGAGAAAGAGTTTTTTGCTTCTTTCTCAAGCAATTGATTTTCCAGATGATGAGGTAAGAAGTCAGGACTTTGCAATGGAAGTGTTAAAAAACTTTCCTCAGATTCCCGAAAAAAATCAATTTTTAAGTGTTTTGAAGGAGTTTCAGGCTAAGTCTTTACAAGAACTACAAGAAAATTATACAGGACTCTTTGAACTAAATAAGCGAATTACGATGTACTGTACCTATTATCGTTTTGAGGATTCACGTGAGCGTGGAGGGATTTTGGCAAAATTGAAAATGCTCTATGAGATGTTTGGTGTAGAGCTTGATATGGCTGAAATGACGGACTATTTGCCTACGATGTTGGAATTTCTGGGACTTGGCGTGTGGACAGATGGACCCGTAGAAGATACTCGAATTGAAGATTTGAATTTGTTATTTTCTGTGTTAGAAGATGGAACTTATGAGATTCTAAAGCAGGCAAAAGAGCTTGTAGATGAGCCATATTTAGACTTGGTTCGCTTAATTCGTAGTAGCTTACGGTATTGCATTATTGATGGAGGAGATAACGCAGAGATGAGGAAAGGAGAAAAAGCTTAG
- the narI gene encoding respiratory nitrate reductase subunit gamma, protein MTQFWNFMLWVVYPYLMLGSFFIGTVVRMRKPGSVTAKSSELMEKKRLIWGSILFHIGILGVFGGHVIGIFIPETFTDSIGITNEFYHKVLAMGIGGVFGAMTLVGIIVLTYRRFTSKRVAATSTLNDNVVIVALLVTIVLGMMSSFWQVL, encoded by the coding sequence ATGACTCAGTTTTGGAACTTTATGCTTTGGGTGGTTTACCCATATTTGATGCTTGGTTCGTTTTTCATCGGAACAGTTGTTCGAATGAGAAAACCCGGCTCTGTTACTGCGAAATCAAGTGAACTCATGGAGAAGAAGCGCTTGATTTGGGGGTCGATTCTTTTCCATATTGGGATTCTTGGGGTATTTGGTGGACACGTGATTGGTATTTTTATTCCAGAAACGTTTACGGACTCAATCGGGATTACTAATGAGTTCTATCATAAGGTGCTTGCGATGGGAATTGGTGGTGTGTTTGGTGCAATGACTCTTGTAGGAATTATTGTACTGACTTATCGTCGTTTTACGAGTAAGCGTGTTGCTGCAACTTCTACGCTAAATGATAATGTTGTGATTGTGGCATTGTTGGTTACGATTGTGCTTGGGATGATGAGCTCATTTTGGCAGGTCCTATGA
- a CDS encoding NTP transferase domain-containing protein — protein MTIGIILAGGKSSRFKNGDKALFLDKSSNQTWTEIAYRKLSALTEKTYIVASHSNLPQIKKQLPSAHIVTDHSLFAGEGPLAGLYTVSSIAKNTHDYLILAVDYPEISVQSLTELLSVKNTYIKNNFTIAHLTFSHTQIQDFLENKNRRMQDFLASIQATSITLPEIELTNHNYQ, from the coding sequence ATGACTATCGGAATCATTCTAGCGGGTGGAAAGTCCAGTCGCTTTAAAAACGGAGATAAAGCTCTATTTTTAGATAAAAGCTCCAATCAAACTTGGACAGAAATCGCTTACAGAAAACTGTCAGCACTGACAGAAAAAACTTATATCGTTGCAAGCCATTCTAATCTTCCTCAAATCAAAAAACAACTTCCATCAGCACACATTGTTACTGACCATTCACTTTTCGCTGGAGAAGGACCACTAGCAGGCTTATACACCGTTTCATCAATAGCTAAAAATACACATGATTATCTAATTTTAGCCGTAGATTATCCAGAGATTTCGGTACAATCACTGACAGAACTTCTGTCAGTAAAAAATACTTATATCAAAAATAATTTCACCATTGCTCACCTTACTTTCAGCCATACCCAAATACAAGACTTTCTGGAAAATAAAAACCGTCGAATGCAAGATTTTTTAGCCTCTATCCAAGCAACCTCAATAACCCTGCCTGAGATTGAGCTTACCAACCACAACTATCAATAA
- a CDS encoding ferrous iron transport protein A: MKTLDTTHVGQIYYIDKIFGANQSKLREMGFITDKKVTLVSSDGENAIVKIDHSRIALSAQFLKQIFVKNERSAEQVVGLSTLQVGQTGIVRLVDAAGEIKRRLMDMGITRGTSIYVQKLAPLGDPIELHLRGYALSLRKMDAEKIKVVLEQPY; encoded by the coding sequence ATGAAGACACTTGATACCACCCATGTGGGACAAATTTACTATATAGATAAAATATTTGGTGCTAATCAGTCAAAATTGCGCGAGATGGGATTTATTACTGACAAGAAGGTAACTCTCGTTTCAAGTGATGGAGAGAATGCTATTGTCAAAATAGATCATTCACGTATTGCACTAAGCGCTCAATTTTTGAAACAGATTTTTGTTAAAAATGAGCGCTCTGCTGAACAGGTCGTTGGCTTATCTACTTTACAGGTTGGTCAAACTGGAATTGTTCGTTTGGTAGATGCTGCGGGCGAAATTAAACGACGATTAATGGATATGGGAATTACACGCGGAACGAGTATTTATGTCCAGAAACTTGCACCTCTCGGTGACCCAATTGAGCTTCATCTCCGCGGATATGCCCTTTCACTTCGAAAAATGGATGCTGAAAAAATTAAAGTCGTTCTAGAACAACCTTACTGA
- a CDS encoding respiratory nitrate reductase subunit gamma → MTPGFDYRTTIGVWGRGLFAFSPAWNLMNNIPLFYKLHIICGLAMFGFFPYTRLVHALYVPLHYIFRRFVVYRRYSRR, encoded by the coding sequence ATGACACCTGGATTTGATTATCGTACGACAATTGGAGTTTGGGGACGTGGTTTATTTGCTTTCAGTCCGGCTTGGAATTTGATGAATAATATTCCATTATTTTATAAGTTGCACATCATTTGTGGCTTGGCTATGTTTGGATTTTTCCCTTATACGCGGTTAGTTCATGCACTTTATGTTCCTTTGCATTATATTTTCCGTCGTTTTGTGGTTTATCGTCGGTATTCACGTCGTTAA